The Phoenix dactylifera cultivar Barhee BC4 chromosome 17, palm_55x_up_171113_PBpolish2nd_filt_p, whole genome shotgun sequence genome contains a region encoding:
- the LOC103705035 gene encoding E3 ubiquitin-protein ligase rnf8-B-like: MAGDERRLDLNLHLGLPPLPRHQSHDLGSDLTLSPLPLSPSSAEEIRSLASMPDAFEQPLFQTNYSPSNVLSTPELVPMDPLRAAASSPALEHRPHVPSVEPDGTPRAPAQQVEPETHASDASYSPPHVRAPVEPDQPLASQIPPRQNEAAGSISPYLTARMGELVAQDDGRRELLECPEFRFQRLIESNNRSRGRRFRLTSTFDSERSDLQTSPDQLMHDIMHSQRTLEASKKDKLHAQGKAMEEDSEKEKVDENAANFECNICFEMAKEPVVTPCGHLFCWPCLYQWLHAHSVYSECPVCKGEVLEVNVTPIYGRGGSNSTAKKVSGEDGGSGLKIPPRPLAHRTESSRQQLQRPVSRRLGEESATSWRHIIGEEVHNVVTFEEIRGLSSRFPFDGLHGRALITRLRRLRMQREEGSGSNVVGIDLPANTEPNPRSSSTNSLSRDGTDLSQQSPFEHASTGRLRARLRGRSAGGRASSSVNPHSPEPLHHRPTMQPTLTTEQASASSTMAVIQGDITATDVSAEPSGAGSSRSLRRRGRSSTSGSLDVDGGAFNARRRRRLN, from the coding sequence ATGGCCGGTGATGAGCGTCGGTTGGATTTGAATCTCCACCTCGGCCTCCCTCCTTTGCCCCGCCATCAAAGTCATGACCTTGGCTCGGACCTCACCCTCAGCCCACTGCCTCTGTCTCCTTCGTCTGCTGAAGAAATCCGTTCTCTTGCCAGCATGCCGGATGCTTTCGAGCAGCCACTTTTCCAAACTAACTACTCCCCATCCAATGTCTTGTCCACACCTGAATTGGTGCCCATGGATCCTCTTCGTGCCGCGGCCAGTAGTCCTGCTTTGGAGCACAGACCACACGTGCCATCTGTGGAACCTGATGGCACTCCCCGTGCTCCTGCTCAACAAGTTGAACCGGAAACTCATGCTTCAGATGCTTCATACTCTCCACCCCATGTTCGCGCTCCGGTCGAGCCAGATCAACCTTTGGCCTCGCAAATTCCACCACGGCAAAATGAAGCAGCAGGCTCCATTAGCCCTTATCTGACTGCTCGCATGGGCGAGCTTGTGGCCCAGGATGATGGGCGACGAGAGCTCCTTGAATGTCCGGAGTTCCGTTTTCAGAGGTTGATCGAATCAAACAATCGGTCACGGGGTAGAAGGTTCAGGTTGACCAGTACATTTGATAGTGAGAGGTCTGATTTGCAGACCAGTCCTGACCAGTTGATGCATGATATAATGCATTCACAGAGAACATTAGAGGCTTCTAAGAAGGATAAATTGCATGCCCAAGGCAAGGCAATGGAGGAGGATtcagaaaaggaaaaagtggaTGAAAATGCTGCTAACTTTGAGTGCAATATTTGCTTTGAAATGGCCAAGGAACCTGTTGTTACTCCATGTGGTCATCTGTTTTGTTGGCCGTGTTTGTATCAGTGGCTTCATGCCCATTCTGTCTATTCGGAATGCCCTGTGTGCAAGGGAGAGGTGCTTGAAGTTAACGTGACTCCCATTTACGGGAGGGGAGGTTCGAATTCTACTGCCAAGAAGGTATCTGGAGAAGATGGGGGCTCGGGATTGAAAATACCGCCTCGACCCCTTGCACATAGAACTGAGAGCTCGAGGCAACAATTGCAGAGACCAGTTTCAAGAAGATTGGGAGAAGAAAGTGCCACATCATGGAGGCATATTATAGGTGAAGAGGTGCACAATGTTGTTACCTTCGAAGAAATTCGGGGCTTAAGCTCGCGGTTTCCATTCGATGGTCTACATGGGCGCGCACTTATAACTAGGCTACGGCGATTGAGAATGCAAAGGGAAGAAGGGAGCGGGTCTAACGTTGTGGGCATTGACTTGCCTGCTAATACTGAACCAAACCCTCGAAGTAGTTCTACAAATTCACTTTCTAGAGATGGCACTGATCTTTCACAGCAATCTCCATTTGAACATGCAAGTACTGGCAGGTTGCGTGCTAGGCTGCGAGGGAGGTCTGCCGGTGGTAGAGCATCCTCATCTGTAAACCCTCACAGTCCTGAGCCATTGCATCACAGGCCTACTATGCAACCAACACTGACTACGGAGCAGGCATCTGCTTCAAGCACCATGGCTGTGATACAGGGAGATATTACTGCTACTGATGTCTCAGCAGAACCAAGTGGAGCAGGATCATCTAGATCCcttagaagaagaggaaggagcagCACCTCTGGTTCTTTGGATGTGGATGGAGGAGCATTTAATGCACGTAGGAGGAGAAGGCTGAACTAG